From one Lolium rigidum isolate FL_2022 chromosome 4, APGP_CSIRO_Lrig_0.1, whole genome shotgun sequence genomic stretch:
- the LOC124708128 gene encoding phosphatidylinositol N-acetylglucosaminyltransferase subunit A-like — translation MDGISRKHRILMVSDFFFPNFGGVESHIYYLSQCLLKLGHKVVVMTHAYGKRSGVRYVTGGLKVYYVPWRPFLMQNTLPTLFMTFPVIRTILIRERISVVHGHQAFSTLCHEALMHARTMGYKVIFTDHSLYGFADVGSIHMNKVLQFTLADIDQAICVSHTSKENTVLRSGISPEKVFMVPNAVDTAMFTPSPNRLSRDEIIIVVISRLVYRKGADLLVEVIPEVCRLFPKVRFIVGGDGPKRVRLEEMREKFSLQDRVEMLGAVPHAQVRSVLISGHIFLNSSLTEAFCIAILEAASCGLLTVSTRVGGVPEVLPDDMVVLAEPDPEDMVRAVRKAIDILPGIDPQTMHLRMKRLYSWDDVAKRTEIVYDRAMQSSHTNLLDRLPKYLTCGAWAGKLFCLVMIINYLVWCLLEFLQPAKDIEEVPDIIGPLHCQLHSVDDD, via the exons ATGGATGGGATAAGCAGGAAGCACAGGATTCTTATGGTGTCTGACTTTTTCTTCCCAAACTTTGGTGGTGTGGAGAGCCACATATATTATCTATCGCAATGCCTGCTGAAGCTTGGCCATAAG GTTGTTGTCATGACACATGCATATGGAAAACGTTCTGGAGTACGATATGTTACTGGTGGATTGAAGGTTTATTATGTGCCATGGAGACCTTTCTTGATGCAGAATACACTGCCTACATTGTTCATGACATTTCCAGTTATAAGGACCATTCTTATTCGTGAGAGGATTTCTGTTGTGCATGGACATCAGGCCTTTTCAACCCTGTGCCATGAAGCCTTGATGCATGCTAGGACGATGGGGTACAAAGTCATCTTCACAGACCACTCGCTTTATGGTTTTGCCGACGTTGGAAGCATTCACATGAATAAGGTGCTGCAGTTTACTCTTGCAGATATTGATCAGGCCATATGTGTGTCTCACACAAGCAAAGAGAACACTGTCTTGAGGTCAGGGATATCTCCAGAGAAGGTTTTCATGGTCCCTAATGCAGTGGATACTGCAATGTTTACTCCCTCCCCCAACCGCTTAAGCCGTGATGAAATcatcattgttgtgataagtagATTAGTTTATCGAAAAGGTGCTGACCTTCTTGTTGAAGTCATTCCAGAAGTATGCCGTCTGTTTCCAAAG GTTCGCTTTATTGTTGGAGGTGATGGTCCAAAACGTGTGCGACTTGAAGAGATGAGGGAGAAGTTCTCCCTTCAGGATAGAGTTGAGATGTTAGGGGCTGTACCTCATGCTCAAGTACGATCTGTTCTGATATCTGGTCATATATTTCTGAACAG TTCGCTTACAGAAGCATTTTGCATAGCCATTCTGGAGGCAGCAAGCTGTGGACTGTTGACAGTTAGCACTAGAGTCGGAGGGGTTCCAGAG GTTCTGCCAGATGACATGGTAGTACTTGCAGAACCAGATCCAGAAGATATGGTACGAGCTGTCAGGAAAGCTATTGACATACTTCCTGGCATAGATCCCCAAACTATGCATCTTCGG ATGAAAAGACTCTATAGTTGGGATGATGTGGCCAAAAGAACAGAGATCGTGTACGACCGTGCAATGCAGTCCTCACACACAAATTTGCTAGACCGTCTTCCCAA ATACCTCACATGTGGAGCTTGGGCAGGCAAACTGTTTTGCCTTGTGATGATCATAAACTACCTCGTATGGTGCCTCCTAGAATTTCTGCAG CCAGCCAAAGATATCGAAGAAGTCCCAGATATAATAGGGCCACTACACTGTCAGTTACATTCAGTCGATGATGACTAG
- the LOC124705610 gene encoding ethylene-response factor C3-like, which yields MEDLHRLSGDTGSNCPGLYSSSAFDMGDTDDMQLLSTLLEMGDMSGGHYLDFDMEASSSSSSSTSSSSYSSSDHHHQPPLAATAAPPSKRRAEQQPTPAAKGLIGVRTRPWGKFAAEIRDSTRKGARVWLGTFNTPEAAAMAYDQAAFSVRGAAAVLNYPVDRVQESLRTLALAAGGGSPVLALKRRHSIRKRSPNKAKKTTAMAAPAKMMKEHLPVQQQTQPTSGSAAVVELEDLGADYLEELLRVSSDQQPSAAAMMIGFDHCVDGNKSLFASTSTAPTLFPH from the coding sequence ATGGAAGACCTTCATCGTTTGAGTGGTGACACGGGCAGCAACTGCCCGGGGCTGTACTCGTCGTCGGCGTTCGACATGGGCGACACCGACGACATGCAGCTGCTCAGCACGCTCCTGGAGATGGGCGACATGTCCGGCGGCCATTACCTGGATTTCGACATGgaagcttcgtcttcctcctcgtcctccacctccagctcctcttactcctcctccgaccaccaccaccagccgcccctcgccgccaccgctgctcCACCAAGCAAGCGCCGTGCCGAGCAGCAACCGACGCCCGCCGCGAAGGGCCTGATCGGCGTGCGGACGCGTCCGTGGGGCAAGTTCGCGGCGGAGATCCGGGACTCCACCCGCAAGGGCGCCcgggtgtggctcggcaccttcaacACGCCCGAGGCCGCCGCCATGGCCTACGACCAGGCCGCCTTCTCCgtgcgcggcgccgccgccgtgctcaaCTACCCCGTCGACCGCGTGCAGGAGTCGCTGCGCACCCTCGCGCTCGCCGCGGGGGGAGGGTCGCCCGTGCTGGCGCTGAAGCGTCGGCACTCCATCCGGAAGCGGTCGCCCAACAAAGCCAAGAAGACgacggccatggcggcgccaGCAAAGATGATGAAGGAGCACCTGCCCGTGCAGCAGCAGACACAGCCGACGTCAGGCTCTGCTGCCGTGGTGGAGCTGGAGGACCTGGGCGCGGATTACCTGGAGGAGCTACTCCGGGTGTCTTCCGACCAACAACCATCCGCGGCGGCCATGATGATTGGTTTCGATCACTGTGTCGACGGCAACAAGTCGCTTTTCGCCAGCACCAGCACGGCCCCAACCTTGTTCCCTCACTGA